The region GCTCCGCAGTCCCACTGGCTTCGTCAGACAGGGCTGATTTTACCAACGTATTGATTATTGACTATGAAGAATTCAAAAATACTTCAGATAGGCCTGTTCGTGTCTGTTATCAGCATACTGGCCTATTGTAAACCGGCTGATCCTGTCCCGGAAACTGTTGTGCAGCGGGAGGATACCATGAGCATTGCTCAGGTGAGACTCTTCCATGACAACCCGATTCCCAGTCGAATTCGGGTTACGGATGCGGGCCGGGAAGGTACCTTTACCCTCGATGAGGCCGATATGAGCAGCCCCGATAATATGGGCACTGTACTGGTTACCACAAAAGGCCACCGCTACAAACGGACCTATTCGGGCTCGGCCAATGCTTACTGGTTTGGTGTCGATGTGGCAGATACCGATATAGGCCCCGAACTACAAGCTGCCGTAACGGCCGTTAGTGACCTGACCATTCCGGACGGCACCTACACGCAAACCACCCCGGTTCATTTAAAAAGCAACATAGCCATCCGGGCCAATCCCGGAAAAGTTACGATCAAGCTGCCCAAATCGTACATCTCGCTGGTTAACCCCGATGACCCTAAAATACCCCTGTCTGATATTCTGATCGATGGGTTGTCGTGGATCGTAAGCTCACAGGAAAAGGGGACTTACGGCACCATTTACCTCGACGGCCCTTCCATTACCAACCTCACCATACAGAACTGCACCGGCAACGACGCAGCCGCCAAAGACAGCACCAACTGGCTCACCGTGAAGATACAGGCTAACCGCACCGGTTCCAACATTGTGGTACGCAACAATACCGTTCAGGCAAAACGAATGGCCTGCGAGATTTTCAACCACGACAATTACAATGTGTATGCAGGCAGGAACATAACGGTTAGCAGCAACAATTTTTCAAACTGCCGCTTCGGTATTTCCTTATCCGGGCCATTGGAGCAAATAACCGTCTCCAGCAATTACATCAAAAACTGTAGCCTGTTCGGCATCGAGATTGCCGGTGCGGCCCGGAATGTCAGCATTACGAACAACAAGTTTGAAGGCGTTTTCGACAAGTTTCTTACGGGTTCGAATGATGGCAGCGGTCCCGACCAGAACGGGGGAACAATTGTTGGAGGGATGGTCGTTTCCGGCAACGGAACCGTTGGCACCGTTACGGGTGGTGTTCAGTTCTTCAACGGGGGGGCTATTCAGTTCACCAAAAACAATTTTTCCATGACGGGTATGCTGGAACTGGCCCATTCTACGGCAGGTGGTTTATTCAACGAAAACGTCATTGAGAGTGCAGCCAACAAAGCAATTATCTGCGACAATTCACCGAATAATACATTTACGAACAACACCATTTCCAACAAAACCAGCCCCGGCAATCAGGCTACGCTAATGGCTTATGGCAGTAAAGCCACCAACAACGTACTCATGAACAACAAACTAATTCAGGGCAGCGGAGGCAAACCATACGACGCCGTACTGGGCGGTAGTGTTAAAGCGTCGATGAATTACGATGAATCGGGTAATCTACTGCCCTAATTTCATACGCTTGCAGGGTTAATTTCCGGCCATTTAGGTGAATCGTCTGTTAGTTCGATGCTGACAGACGATTTATGCGTTCTGGCCAGTCTACTTTGCGGATCGTTACACCGGCATTTTACTGCCTTAACCTATCCGGGAACGATTGCATTTTTAGCATTTTTTGAATAGTTAAATTTTTTGCAAGTATTATCCAATACTTAGTTTAGTACAATTTCTTTTAGTGGTATAACTTTACCCTTAAACTATCCAAAGGGTACGTTAATTTCTAATTCGGTATTACTAAAAAACATCCAAAAAAAAATACTATTCATTCAACGATACTATTAACGGTAAGCCAGTATTAGAGCAAACTTGTTAACATAGTTTGATATAAACCTACAAAAAACGACCTTTTATTAACGCCTACATTTCGTCTCTCCCCTGCCTATTTTTTGTCTTCAGTGATCCCCGCTTTACATTCGGTAAATAATCCTGCGAGGAGTTGAACACCTAATTTGATCCCTTTGCAATCCACCGTGCGCCCATCATAAACGTACCCTTACCGTACGACCTACAGACAGTGTTACCAGCAAAAGCAGCCTGGTTTACACCGATCATCGGGATTAAACTCTCTTTTTAACCAATTACTGCTTACCGGCAGACATATCCAAAAGGACACCGATTGCCTGTGCGTTTCAGGGGGCCTTTTTGCCCCCGAAACATTGATTGAAATGACCAACCTACATTTAAGAATGAGTAAAGGAACAAGTAAGAAAGTACACACATGGGCAGCCCTGGCAGCCATTTTACTTTCAATAGCTTCGCTAAGCGGCTGTACATCTGCCAGGAAACTGGTCTATTTTCAGGGAGCAGGCAGCAAAGACGACACAGTAGCCATATCGGAGCCCTTTATTCCTACTATAAAAAAAGGTGATGTTCTGTCGGTTCAGGTGAGCAGCCTGAACGCCGAAGCGTCGGCCTATTTCAATCCAGTATCCATGGCCGAGGCTGCGGCAACGGCCAATGGCACCAACCCACTGGCCCGAACAGTAGGCTATGTGGTGGCCAATGACGGAACGATAAAACTGCCATTGATCGGTCAGGTAGCGGTTGTCAATCTGACAAATGCCAAAGCGGGTGATCTGATCGGCAGCAAACTCAAAAACTACCTTAAAGAACCAACTGTCAATGTGCGCAACCTGAACTTCCGGATTTCTGTGCTGGGCGAGGTGTCGCGTCCGGCACTGTTTACCATCCCGACCGAACAGATCACCCTGCCGGAAGCCCTCGGGCTCGCCGGTGA is a window of Spirosoma linguale DSM 74 DNA encoding:
- a CDS encoding Soluble ligand binding domain protein (PFAM: Soluble ligand binding domain; polysaccharide export protein~KEGG: sun:SUN_1557 polysaccharide export system outer membrane protein), with product MSKGTSKKVHTWAALAAILLSIASLSGCTSARKLVYFQGAGSKDDTVAISEPFIPTIKKGDVLSVQVSSLNAEASAYFNPVSMAEAAATANGTNPLARTVGYVVANDGTIKLPLIGQVAVVNLTNAKAGDLIGSKLKNYLKEPTVNVRNLNFRISVLGEVSRPALFTIPTEQITLPEALGLAGDLTVYGRRDNVLVIREEGGKRVFTRLDLTQRSAFRSPYYTLHPNDIVYVEPGKARATSVDRAYQLAPILTGILSIIAIIATRR
- a CDS encoding hypothetical protein (KEGG: mlo:mll4444 hypothetical protein), with protein sequence MKNSKILQIGLFVSVISILAYCKPADPVPETVVQREDTMSIAQVRLFHDNPIPSRIRVTDAGREGTFTLDEADMSSPDNMGTVLVTTKGHRYKRTYSGSANAYWFGVDVADTDIGPELQAAVTAVSDLTIPDGTYTQTTPVHLKSNIAIRANPGKVTIKLPKSYISLVNPDDPKIPLSDILIDGLSWIVSSQEKGTYGTIYLDGPSITNLTIQNCTGNDAAAKDSTNWLTVKIQANRTGSNIVVRNNTVQAKRMACEIFNHDNYNVYAGRNITVSSNNFSNCRFGISLSGPLEQITVSSNYIKNCSLFGIEIAGAARNVSITNNKFEGVFDKFLTGSNDGSGPDQNGGTIVGGMVVSGNGTVGTVTGGVQFFNGGAIQFTKNNFSMTGMLELAHSTAGGLFNENVIESAANKAIICDNSPNNTFTNNTISNKTSPGNQATLMAYGSKATNNVLMNNKLIQGSGGKPYDAVLGGSVKASMNYDESGNLLP